In a genomic window of Maricaulis maris MCS10:
- a CDS encoding NAD(P)-dependent oxidoreductase, translating to MLRFVDIDQTYPEKRSETERREDFNEIYRAFTTEAAAGQASRCSQCGVPFCQSGCPLQNNIPDWLMLAGEDRLREAYDASAATSTMPEICGRICPQDRLCEGSCVVEKSKHGAVTIGAVEQYITDTAWKEGWVEPLKVGPERGQSVAVIGSGPAGLAAAERLRESGFAVTVYERADRAGGLLMYGIPGFKLEKHVVQRRIDRLVRGGVAFKLNFEVGRDATLAEIRSGHHAVLLATGVYNARALTCPGSGDGVLAALDYLTRANRDDLGDPAANDSVLDARGKRVVVVGGGDTAMDCVRTAVRQGARSVTCLYRRDRANMPGSAREVKHAEEEGVVFEWLSAPLAVLTKGDAISAVRVQGMRLGAPDASGRRAPEADPGKTWDVEAEMVISALGFTPEDLPVLFEEPDLSVHRDGRVEADRDTRMASLDGVFVAGDLHRGASLVVWAIKDGLDAARSIESYLDNRMRVLGAAE from the coding sequence TTGCTCAGATTTGTGGACATAGACCAGACCTATCCGGAAAAGCGCTCGGAAACCGAACGGCGTGAGGATTTCAATGAAATCTATCGCGCCTTCACCACCGAAGCCGCTGCCGGGCAGGCCTCGCGGTGTTCGCAATGCGGCGTCCCCTTTTGCCAGTCCGGTTGCCCCTTGCAGAACAATATCCCCGACTGGCTGATGCTGGCCGGAGAGGATCGTCTCAGGGAGGCCTATGACGCCTCGGCCGCAACCTCGACCATGCCCGAAATCTGCGGTCGCATCTGCCCGCAGGACCGCCTGTGCGAAGGGTCCTGCGTCGTCGAAAAGTCCAAACATGGCGCCGTGACCATCGGTGCCGTCGAGCAATACATCACCGACACGGCGTGGAAAGAGGGCTGGGTCGAGCCGCTCAAGGTCGGGCCGGAACGCGGGCAGAGTGTCGCCGTGATCGGCTCCGGCCCGGCCGGCCTGGCTGCGGCCGAGCGCCTGCGCGAGAGCGGATTTGCGGTCACGGTCTATGAACGCGCCGACCGCGCCGGTGGCCTGCTGATGTATGGCATTCCCGGCTTCAAACTGGAAAAGCATGTGGTCCAGCGCCGCATCGACCGGCTGGTGCGCGGCGGTGTCGCGTTCAAACTCAATTTCGAAGTCGGGCGGGACGCCACGCTGGCGGAGATCCGCAGCGGACATCACGCGGTACTGCTGGCCACCGGCGTCTACAATGCGCGGGCCCTGACCTGTCCGGGCTCCGGCGATGGCGTGCTGGCCGCACTCGACTATCTGACACGCGCCAATCGCGATGATCTGGGCGATCCGGCTGCCAATGACAGCGTGCTGGACGCCAGGGGCAAGCGCGTGGTCGTGGTCGGTGGCGGTGACACGGCCATGGATTGCGTGCGCACCGCCGTGCGTCAGGGGGCCAGGTCGGTGACCTGTCTCTATCGCCGTGACCGGGCCAACATGCCCGGCTCGGCCCGCGAGGTGAAACATGCCGAGGAGGAGGGCGTTGTCTTCGAATGGCTGTCCGCGCCGCTCGCCGTCCTGACAAAGGGTGATGCCATTTCCGCCGTCCGGGTGCAGGGCATGCGCCTGGGTGCCCCGGATGCTTCCGGTCGCCGTGCGCCGGAAGCGGATCCGGGCAAGACCTGGGATGTCGAGGCTGAGATGGTGATTTCGGCGCTCGGCTTCACACCGGAAGACCTGCCGGTCCTGTTCGAAGAGCCCGATCTGTCGGTCCATAGAGACGGCCGGGTCGAGGCTGACCGGGATACCCGCATGGCGAGCCTGGACGGCGTCTTCGTTGCCGGCGACCTGCACCGTGGTGCGTCACTGGTGGTGTGGGCGATCAAGGACGGGCTCGATGCCGCGCGCTCGATCGAATCCTATCTCGACAATCGCATGCGTGTGCTGGGAGCGGCCGAATGA
- a CDS encoding GntR family transcriptional regulator yields the protein MPGSDQHYSDPIETRSVVDQLAARVRARILANELAPGEALRQEALADAYKVSRMPVREALRQLEVEGLVVFHANRGVTVSQVSEAEMAELFDIRLLLEPGLFAHAIQRAEPADIAAVETVRARETEALAKGDTASFGALNRDFHAALHAPASRPRTQAIVLSLNQHIDRYVRLQLSLGPDARKTANAEHDGLLDAMKTGDPVAGANRMVAHIETARAALVKAFEG from the coding sequence GTGCCTGGCTCGGACCAACACTATTCAGATCCGATCGAAACGCGATCCGTCGTCGACCAGCTCGCAGCCCGGGTCCGCGCGCGCATCCTGGCCAATGAATTGGCACCCGGCGAAGCCCTGCGGCAGGAAGCCCTTGCCGATGCCTACAAGGTGTCGCGCATGCCGGTCCGCGAAGCGCTGCGCCAGCTGGAAGTTGAGGGACTTGTCGTCTTTCACGCCAATCGCGGGGTGACAGTGTCCCAAGTGTCAGAGGCCGAAATGGCCGAGCTCTTCGACATCCGCCTGCTATTGGAGCCCGGCCTGTTTGCCCACGCCATACAGCGGGCCGAACCGGCTGATATCGCGGCCGTCGAAACCGTCCGCGCTCGCGAAACCGAGGCCCTGGCCAAGGGAGACACGGCCAGTTTCGGCGCCCTCAACCGCGACTTCCACGCCGCGCTACACGCTCCGGCGAGCCGGCCACGGACCCAGGCCATTGTCCTGTCCCTCAACCAGCATATCGACCGTTATGTCCGCCTGCAGCTGTCGCTCGGCCCGGACGCGCGCAAGACCGCCAATGCCGAGCATGACGGCCTGCTGGACGCGATGAAGACCGGCGACCCGGTCGCTGGCGCCAACCGCATGGTCGCCCACATCGAGACCGCGCGAGCGGCGCTGGTGAAGGCGTTTGAGGGTTAG